Proteins encoded together in one Acholeplasma hippikon window:
- a CDS encoding glucose-1-phosphate adenylyltransferase: METLGLILAGGKGSRLDILSNKRSKPAMPFAGKYRIIDFALSNCSQSGIYDIAILTQYLPLSLNEHIGSGKPWDLDRNNSAVTLLQPHTMWYNGTADSVVKNLDYILKKNPKYVLILSGDHIYKMDYRKMINVHKETKAKLTIACQEVDPTEVSRFGIMTTNREDEIIEFQEKPKESKSRLASMGIYLFDLDLLKEILLKLPNEDLDFGNHIIPYLIQNTEKKVYAYRFNDYWQDVGTYESYLNTNLDMIKEHNDLDLYDPNWKVFTKSEERPPVKVSDTAKIQSSLISNGCVIEGTVINSVLSPGVRVGKGSVVRDSIILNDTIISENVEIERCIIDKHVVVGRETKIGFGEENIPNIEKPDVLSCGITVIEKSAIIPSNLVIGKNVRIFRSAKFDTKVIPSGTTLK, encoded by the coding sequence ATGGAAACATTAGGACTTATATTAGCGGGTGGTAAGGGATCAAGATTAGATATCCTATCAAATAAACGCTCAAAACCAGCAATGCCTTTTGCTGGTAAATATAGAATTATTGACTTTGCTTTATCGAATTGTAGTCAATCAGGAATATATGATATTGCGATTCTTACACAATACTTACCATTATCTTTAAATGAACATATTGGTTCCGGTAAGCCATGGGATTTAGATAGAAATAACTCAGCAGTTACATTACTTCAACCACATACGATGTGGTATAACGGTACGGCTGATTCTGTCGTTAAAAATTTAGACTATATTTTAAAGAAAAATCCAAAATATGTACTAATTCTATCAGGTGACCATATTTATAAGATGGATTATCGCAAGATGATTAATGTACATAAAGAAACTAAAGCGAAATTAACAATCGCATGTCAAGAAGTAGACCCAACTGAAGTATCTCGTTTTGGTATCATGACAACCAATAGAGAAGATGAAATTATTGAATTCCAAGAAAAACCGAAAGAATCTAAATCACGCTTAGCAAGTATGGGAATTTATCTTTTTGATTTAGATTTATTAAAAGAAATCTTATTAAAATTACCAAATGAGGACTTGGATTTTGGTAATCACATCATTCCATATTTGATCCAAAATACCGAAAAAAAGGTTTATGCATATCGATTTAATGATTATTGGCAAGATGTTGGAACATATGAATCATATTTAAACACCAATTTAGATATGATTAAAGAACATAATGATTTAGATTTATACGATCCTAATTGGAAAGTATTTACTAAATCAGAAGAAAGGCCCCCAGTAAAAGTAAGTGATACAGCTAAGATTCAAAGTTCACTTATATCAAATGGCTGTGTCATTGAAGGTACAGTTATAAACTCTGTTTTATCTCCGGGGGTTAGAGTAGGTAAAGGAAGTGTTGTTAGAGATTCAATTATATTAAATGATACAATCATTAGTGAAAATGTAGAAATTGAACGTTGTATCATTGATAAACACGTTGTTGTCGGTAGAGAAACTAAGATTGGGTTTGGTGAAGAAAATATACCAAATATTGAAAAACCAGATGTATTATCATGTGGTATTACAGTGATTGAAAAAAGTGCAATCATTCCATCAAACCTTGTTATTGGAAAGAACGTACGAATTTTTAGATCAGCAAAATTTGATACTAAAGTAATTCCAAGTGGCACAACCTTAAAGTAA
- a CDS encoding glycogen synthase, whose amino-acid sequence MNIAFVSSEVFPYSKTGGLADIAHFLPKGLIKHGNQVTLITPYYKSISKYHHDMEFLGRKNIIMGGIETIVNFFILKKDDLDIVFIQNMHYFERDRFYGYNDDAERFTCFSYAALEVLQLLKNFPNILHLNDWQTGMIPYLLDTHYRHRNLNYYKLHTLLTIHNLEYQGTFDPYVSRFFNSDFNYSYIHFERVNFLKAGIDRATKINTVSPNYKNEILTQQYGFSLDGSLRNRSNDLVGILNGIDEDTFNPKVDDYIYKYDIKTYKKGKFENKRQLYELHNLNHDLNKPLVAYVGRYANQKGVWMIKDTLEEIIQTTDANFFLLGSGDPYYENYFKYLTDKYPDRVGNYAGYNESLAHLIYAASDIFMMPSEFEPCGLGQMIAMKYGSLPVVRETGGLKDTVEPYNMFTKSGTGFSFANLSSNEFKSKLLEAIHLYEENPDDFNKLIQQAMHKDYTNDKMALTYIELYKNILGG is encoded by the coding sequence ATGAATATAGCATTTGTTTCAAGTGAAGTATTTCCTTATTCTAAGACAGGTGGATTAGCAGATATCGCTCATTTTTTACCTAAAGGTTTAATTAAACATGGAAATCAAGTTACATTGATTACGCCCTACTATAAATCGATTAGTAAGTATCATCACGATATGGAATTTTTAGGTAGAAAGAATATCATCATGGGAGGTATCGAAACAATTGTAAATTTCTTTATCTTAAAGAAAGATGACTTAGATATTGTTTTTATTCAAAATATGCATTATTTTGAACGTGATAGATTTTATGGATACAATGATGATGCAGAAAGATTTACATGTTTTTCATATGCAGCATTAGAAGTGCTTCAATTATTAAAAAATTTTCCAAACATTTTACATTTGAATGATTGGCAAACCGGAATGATTCCATATCTACTAGACACACATTATCGTCATAGAAATCTCAATTATTATAAATTACATACATTATTGACCATTCACAACCTAGAATATCAAGGTACATTTGACCCGTATGTTTCAAGATTTTTCAATAGTGATTTTAATTATTCATATATTCATTTTGAACGCGTGAACTTCTTGAAAGCTGGTATTGATCGTGCAACTAAGATTAATACCGTCTCTCCAAACTATAAAAATGAGATATTAACCCAACAGTATGGTTTTTCATTAGATGGCTCACTCCGTAATCGATCTAATGATTTAGTTGGTATTTTAAACGGTATAGATGAAGATACATTTAATCCAAAAGTAGATGATTATATTTACAAATATGATATTAAAACCTATAAAAAAGGAAAATTTGAAAACAAACGTCAATTATATGAACTTCATAATTTAAATCATGACCTTAATAAGCCATTAGTAGCTTATGTAGGACGTTATGCAAATCAAAAGGGTGTATGGATGATTAAAGATACTTTAGAAGAAATTATTCAAACTACTGATGCTAATTTCTTTTTATTGGGTAGTGGAGATCCATATTATGAAAACTATTTTAAATACTTAACTGATAAATATCCAGATAGGGTAGGTAACTATGCTGGGTATAACGAATCGCTTGCACACTTGATTTATGCAGCATCAGATATATTTATGATGCCTAGTGAATTTGAACCTTGTGGTTTAGGTCAGATGATTGCGATGAAGTATGGCTCTTTACCTGTTGTACGTGAAACAGGAGGATTAAAAGATACTGTTGAACCCTACAATATGTTTACTAAAAGTGGTACAGGGTTTAGTTTCGCTAACCTTTCATCAAATGAATTTAAGTCTAAGCTGTTAGAAGCGATTCATCTATATGAAGAAAATCCGGATGATTTTAATAAACTTATACAACAAGCCATGCATAAAGATTACACTAATGATAAAATGGCATTAACATATATAGAATTATATAAAAACATTTTAGGGGGATAA